GGAATAACAACTGAAACATCCATAATAGGTTCAAGAAGAACTGTACCAACTAATTCTTTTGATTTTGTAAGTGCTTTAGAAGCAGCAATTTTGTAAGCCATTTCTGAAGAGTCAACATCATGGTATGATCCATCAAATAATGTTGCTTTAATGTCAATCATTGGGTAACCAGCTAAAATACCCCCAGCCATTTTGTCTTCAAGACCTTTTTGAATTGGTTTAATGTATTCTTTAGGAATTTTACCACCAACAATTTTATCAACAAATTCAAAACCTTTGTCTGGATTTGGTTCAAATTTAATTCATACGTGACCATATTGACCTTTACCACCAGATTGTTTGATGTGTTTTCCTTCAACATCAGCAGTTTTTGTAATTGTTTCACGATATGAAACTTGAGGAGCACCAACTTTAGCTTTAACACCGTGTTCTCTCTTAAGACGATCAACAATTATATCAAGGTGTAATTCACCCATACCAGCAATAATTGTTTGACCTGTTTCTTCATCTGTGTATGTTCTAAATGTAGGGTCTTCAGCAGCTAATTTTTGTAAACCAAGAGCAAGTTTTTCCATAGCATCTTTTGATTCAGGTTCAAGAGCCTGTGAGATAACTGGTTCTGGGAATACCATTTTTTCAAGAACAATTTCAGGAGCTTTGTCAGCAATAAGTGTATCACCTGTTGTTGTACCTTTAAGACCAACTGCAGCAAAAATGTCACCAGCATAAGCTTCATCAATTTCTTGACGTGAGTTAGCATGCATTTGAATTAAACGACCAATTCTTTCTTTAACACCTTTTGTTGAGTTATATACATAACTACCTTTTTGAAGCACACCTGCGTATGCTCTAATGAATGTTAATGAACCAACAAATGGGTCAGTCATAACTTTGAAAGCAAGACCTGCAAATGGATAGTCATCTGTAGCAGGGATTGAAATTTCTTCTTCTTCTTCTTTGTGTGCCTTTGTAGCGGGAATATCAAGAGGTGATGGTAAATAATCAACAACAGCATCGATCATTTTCTTAACACCTTTGTTCTTGAAACTTGTACCACAAACAGCTGGGAAAAATTCTGAAGTTAAAGTTGCTTTACGAATCATTTCTTTAAGTTCATCCATTGTAGGTTCAACACCATCAAGAACTTTAAGCATAAATTCTTCATCAAATGTAGCAACTGCTTCAATTAATTCTTGTCTTTTTTCCTTAGCTAATTCTTGTAAGTCAAAAGGAATTTCTATTTCTTTTGCAATTTCTTCAGGTTTACCATCAAATTCATATGCTTTCATTTCAACTAAGTCAACCAAGCCTGTGAAATTACTTTCAGCACCAATAGGAATTTGGATAGCAACAGCATTAGCATTCAATCTTGTTTTAACAGATTTAACAGATGCATAAAAATCTGCACCAGCTTTATCCATTTTATTTACATAAATAATTCTTGGAACTCTATAAGTTGTAGCTTGTCTTCATACTGTTTCTGTTTGTGGTTCAACACCTGATTGAGCATCAAGAACTGTAACAGCACCATCAAGAACACGAAGTGAACGTTCAACTTCAACTGTAAAGTCAACGTGTCCTGGGGTATCAATAATGTTAATTCTTTTGCCTTTTCAAAAAGCTGTTGTGGCAGCTGAAGTAATAGTAATACCACGTTCTTGTTCTTGGGCCATTCAGTCCATTTGTGAAGCACCATCGTGTGTTTCACCTAGTTTATGAATTTTACCTGTGTGCAATAAAATTCTTTCTGTAGTTGTTGTTTTTCCTGCATCAATGTGAGCCATAATACCAATATTACGGTAATCTTCTAATTTATATTGTCTAGACATAAAATCTTCCTAATTTATCTATAAAAAAGCGAAAATTATCATCTGAAGTGAGCAAAAGCACGGTTTGCTTCAGCCATCTTGTGAGTATCTTCACGTTTTTTAATAGCTCCACCAGTTTTGTTTGATGCATCGATAATTTCGTTAGCTAATCTAACGTCCATTGTTTTTTCGTTTCTTAAACGAGCATATTGTACTAATCATCTAAGTGATAGTGTTTGTTTTCTTCTTTCTGAAACTTCAGTAGGAACTTGGTAGTTTGTACCACCTATTCTTCTTGTTCTAACTTCAAGTTGAGGTGTAACATTTTCAACTGCTTGATGGAAAACTTCCATTGGGTCTTTTCCTGTTTTTTCTTTAACAAGTTCAAAAGCAGAATAAAGAATTTCTTGTGCAAGAGATTTCTTACCATCTAACATAATTGTGTTAATTAATTTAGTAACAAGTACTGAATTAAATACTGGGTCTGCAAGCACTTTTCTTATTGGTGCACTATGTTTTCTTGACATGTTTTTCTTTCCTTTCCTAAATTAATTATTTCTTTTCTCTCTTAGCTCCGTATAAACTACGTCCTTGTTTACGGTTTGCAACACCTGCTAAGTCTTGTGTTCCACGAACTATGTGATATCTAACACCAGGAAGGTCTTTAACTCTACCACCACGAATTAAAACAACTGAGTGTTCTTGTAAGTTGTGTCCTTCACCACCAATATATGCTGTAATTTCCATACCATTTGATAACTTAACACGAGCATATTTACGTGAAGCTGAGTTAGGTTTTTTAGGTGTCATTGTAGCAACCCTAGTACATACACCACGCTTAAATGGTGCAGGCATTTTACGCGCCTTTTTTGTTAAGAGGTTGAGGCTTAAGTTCAAAGCAGGTGATTTTTGCTTACGAACTTTATTTTCTCTACCACTTGAAACTAATTGATTTGTTGTAGGCATTTCTTTCCTTTCATAATATCTTTATAAATGTCCTAAATTCATAACCTATGTATTGATTTTTATACAAAAAATAATAATAAGTTTTTCAATTATATAACAACTTTGCCGTGTGTTTCAATTTTTTTTAATTTTTTTATGCTTTTTTAAAAATACAAATTTGTTTTATGGTTTACTTTTATACAAAATTAAAATATAATAATTAATATTTATATAAACATTATCAACTTAATAATAACTTAATAAATAAAAAAATAATAGGAGAGTCTTATGATTAATTACAAAACAAAGGTTAACGATTTAAATATTCTGCCAAATGAATGAGAAAGTGAAAAAGCTAAGACAATGATGGATTTAGCTTCAAAAGGTCAAAAACTGACAATTGAACAAATTGAAGAGTTAACATTAAATAAATTTGTTCAAAATGCTGTGGATTCAACTTCTCAAGAATTATTAAAAGAAAATTTTGACATTATTATGTTTCCACCAATTATAACAGTTGAAGATATTGCAAGAAACAATAAAAAAATAAATATAACCATAACTTATTATTTAGTTGAAGATGTTGATAAAATTCAATTTACAGATTTAAACATGAATTTTTCTTATAAACCTGTTCCACAAGAGTTTTTGAAAGAAAGATTTGAAAAAATGATTCAAGATTATCCAATTCTTGAACCATTTGAAGGCACTATTTTAGAAGGTGATGTCATAGAATGAAGTGGTACAAGATCTCTTAATGGCCAAATTGTTGCTAGAGATGATAATGTTGCAGTTCAAGTTAATAAATCTGATTCATATTCAATTAATAGTGAACTTTTGGGTAAAAAAGTTGGCGAAACATTTACAACAACAGCACCCGATGGAGTTATATTTAATATAACAATTCATTCAGGCAAGAGACCAACAAGAGTAAAACTTGATGATTCAAATGTAAAATATATAAATATACCAGGTGTAATGACTCTTGAAGATTTAAAGAATAAAGTTAATAGAGACACAATTAAGAAAAATGCAACAAATGAGCTACTTAGATATTATGAAGAAGCTATTGATCTTATAATGCAGAAAAATGAAATAGAAATAAATAATTTTAATATTAACAAATCAACTTCTGAAATTGTTAATCAATTATTAGCTGAAATTAATGACGCTAATGAGAAAGAAAAAATTGCTAAAGAAATAGAAAATCAAACTGATGAAGGAAACAAAATTATTGAGGGCGCCATTAAAAGATCAATTATTAAATATAAACTATTTTTAATGAATAAAATTCTAGGCAGAAAAGCAAATGTTAAAATTACTGATTATGACATAGCTAATGAAGTTAAATTTTTATCATCGTCTATTTTTCCAATTCCAAGAGAATTGGACAACGAACAATTAATTTCTATTTTGACACATCAAAAGATAGCTCTTTTTTTACTTGAAAAAAATGATTTAGAACAATACAAATTAATCATAAAAGACTTTAATATAGTCTAATTTGAAAAAACTACTTGCTAGTTTTTTTGTTCATTTAGGAGGAACAATGTTGGAAGTACAAAATTTAAGCATGATTTTTAGTGATAAAAAATTATTTGAAAATGTTACATTAAAATTTACTGCTGGAAACACATATGGAATAATTGGAGCTAATGGAGCTGGTAAAAGTACATTTTTAAAAATGCTTGCTGGTGAGATTGAGCCATCTAGTGGCCAAATAATTATTGAAAAAGGTAAAAGAATCAGTGTTTTAAGCCAAGATCATAATGCTTATGATGATAAAAATGTAACTGATGTAGTTATACTAGGAAATACTGTTTTGTACAAAATTAAAGAGGAAAAAGATGCAATTTATGCAAATCCTGAGGCTACAGAAGAAGATTACAATCGTGCTGGTGAATTAGAAATTAAATATGGTGACCTTGGTGGTTGAACAGCTGATAATGATGCACAAGAATTATTAGCTGGATTACAAATACCAAAGGAAAAATGAGATGCCAAAATGAGCGAATTAACAGCTAATCAAAAAATTAAAGTGCTTTTAGCTAAAGCTTTATTTGGCAACCCAGACATTTTGATTATGGATGAACCTACAAACCACCTTGATCTTAGGGCTATTAAATGACTTGAGAACTTTTTATCTGATTATCAAAATGTTGTTATTGTTGTGTCTCATGATAGCGATTTTTTAGACAACGTATGCACCAACATTGTGGATATTGATTATAATGAAGCAAAAATGTATACAGGAAACTATTCATTTTGAAAAGAAAGTAGTGAATTAGCAAAGGAACTTACAAAACAATCAAATGCTAAAAAAGAAGTTCAAATTGAAAAACTTAAACAATTTATAGCTAGATTTAGTGCTAATGCATCAAAATCAAGACAAGCTACAAGTAGAAAAAAATCACTTGAAAAAATAACTTTGGATGAAATAAAACCATCTAATCGTAAATACCCTTTTATTAATTGAGATATTCATAGACAATTAGGAAAAGATATTCTTGAAGTTGATGGCTTAACTTATATAAATGAAAAGGGAGAATCATTATTCCAAAATGTCTCATTTACATTAGCAAAAGGCGAAAAAATGGTTTTAATTGGTGAAGACGATATTGCCAAGACTAAATTTTTAGAATGTCTTATGGGAATTACAAAGCCAACTTCTGGTACAGTAAAATGAGGCCAGACTGTTAAATTTACATACTATCCAAATGACAATAGTAAATACTTTAATGATGAAATGTCAATTATTGAATGATTAGCTCAATGACCACCATATAATTCAACAGAAGAGACAAAAGATGTTTCTGACCAAAGAATGCGTAGTTTTTTAGGAAGAATGCTTTTTTCAAACGATTCTGTATTTAAGAAAGTTTCGGTAACAAGTGGTGGAGAGAAGGCAAGATTGATGTTTTCTAGAATGATGCTTTTAGAAGCTAATTTCTTAATTCTTGACCAACCCCTAGATCATCTTGATGCTGAAAGTATTGATAGTGTTATTTCAGGTCTTGAATCATATAAAGGTGGTACAATTTTTACAACTTATAATAGAGCACTAGTTAATAAAGTTGCTAATGTAATTTTAGAAATTGCACCAGATAAAAGTTTTATATATCATGGTACTTTAGAAGAGTATGAAGAAATTATGAATTATTAAAAGTCCTTTATCAGGATTTTTTATTATCTTTTTTTTGCTTTAAAAATAGATTTTTTAGTTCAAAAATAAAAAAATATTTTTTTGCTTGCGTTTATTACTTTATATATTATAATATTAATGCATTTTTACACATGCCCAGGTGGCGGAATAGGTAGACGCAAGGGACTTAAAATCCCTCGAACGTTTAGTTCGTGCTGGTTCAAGTCCAGTTCTGGGCACCATGTGCCTAATGGCATATAAATATGCGCCCGTAGCTCAGGCGGTAGAGCAAATGGCTTTTAACCATTGGGTCAGAGGTTCGAGTCCTCCCGGGCGTACCAGTTCACCTTTGGTGACCAGAACAATAAAAAAACAGGGAAACCTGTTTTTTTATTTATATTCCTATAAAAAAGATAAATTCATTATTTATGTAATTTATTAATTTTGTATTTCTTTATCCTTGTTTTCTTTTGCAATTTTCGCTGTTTGTAATCCTAATTTTAATTTTTCTTCTGCTGCTGAGTACATATCTGCTGTTGGTTGATATGTATTAAATTCCTTTGCTTTGTCAATGACTTTTATTAATTCTCCAATTATCTCTGCATATTGCTCTTGCTGAGTTTTTAGTGTTTCAACAAATACTGTTGCATTTTCAAGTGCTTCGTCATATTTATTTCTTGCAGATTCAAGTTTTAATCCTTGTTCCTTAATATTTTTCAGGTCTTCAATTGCTTTATAAACTTCCTCGGTTGTAGATGTTTTTTTAATTCTTTTTTCGACTTCATATGATCGATTTACTGCTCAGGCACCATATGTATATCATTGATTTTTAATTTCATCATAGTGTTTTTTCATTTCAATGCCTGCTTGAATCCTCTCATTAATTAAAACAATTTGTTTTTCAAGATATAAAATCCCTTGGAAAAATGTCTTGTAATTTCCACTTTTTTTGCTTAATTTATCTAGTTCTCTAATAACTTTTTCAAAATAGCCATATTGCATAAAAGCATCAGTGTTTTGTTGAAAAATTGTTTGCTGAATTCTAGCATATATTTCATCTTTAGTCCCTAATTCACCTATTTCATAGTGTTTTGGTTCTGGTATTAGATCATTTAAATTGTAATTTTCATTTGCTAGTAAACGACTTTTTAAATTTTTATAACCAAAATGAAATGAATCTTTAATATACCCACCATAAGTCAATTTTTCATTTACTTTACTTTCTATATCTTCTGTGCTTATTTTTGGATATTTTTCCTTAATATAACCTAATAATGTTAAATAATCTTCTCTAAATACAAGAGGTTCGATACGGCTTATGTAGAAAAGAACCAATTCTTCATCAAGATTATTTACAAAATCATAATCTTTCAATGGTGCGTTTTTTAATCTAGTTTCAATACTCTTTAATACTTCCAAAATTGTTTTCTTGTCGGCATTAACTAAGAAATCATCTGGTTTAGCCAAGATTAATTTTTGATAAAAATCATTAATTTGATTATATTTCTTCCAAAGAGGAGATTTAAATTCCTCAAATTTTTCTTTCTTTAATTTTTCAACATAGTTTTTATAATACTCATCAATATTTAGTTTTTTTACTTTTTCTAATGTTGTTTTAAATTTAGACAAATCAATTTGTTTTAATTTTAAATTCTTATCATCTTTCAATTGCTCAGATTGTTGTTTTTTTGGTTTATCTTTTTTAGGGCCTCCCAAGGATGTCATGCGTGTATTTCTTCTTCATCAAAATCATTTTTTAGAAAATACATCTGAAAGAACTTCATCAATCTTTTCCTTAATATCTTTTATTTGATTTTCGTTTTTAACTTCCTTATCAACTTCTGGATCATATATTTTTTTGATTTTGTCTTTAATTTCTTTTAAAGCTTCCTTTTCTTTTGGAGTCGTTAATTCTTTTTCTTCAGCTTCTTTTTTCCCTTGTTTTTTAGAAATAACAACACCAGCAACTACTGCAGATGTTCCTAATATTGCTAATCCTAATAAAATACCTAAAGCAATTTTTCTTTTTTTCCTCTTCTTTTCTTTTTCCATAAAAATCCTTAATTTAATACTGCTAGTTGAATTATAAAATAAATTAAGCTTTCTTTTTAGATTACTAAACCAAAAAATAAAAAAATAGGCATAGCCTATTAATTAAACTGTGACTCATGCAACTCATAATAAAAACCTTTTTTGTTCATTAATTCTCTATGATTGCCTTTTTCAATTATTTGACCATGATCAACTACTATTATTGTGTCAGCATTTCTTATAGTACTTAGTCTATGAGCAATAACAAATGATGTTTTTCCTTTCATTACAGTGTTCTGCAAGGCATCTTGAATTATTTTTTCAGTGTTAGAATCTACATTTGATGTTGCTTCATCAAGAACTAGTATTTTTTTGTTGCCTAAAATAGCACGAGTAATTGATAATAATTGCTTTTCACCTTGTGAAAGATTTGCTCCATTATTTTCAATTATTGTTTGGTATCCATTTTTATAATTTTGTATGAATTGATGCGCATTTGTAAGTTTAGCTGCCTCAAAAACATCTTCATCACTTATATTTGGATTTCCAACCTTAAGGTTATTGATAATTGTATCATTGAACATAAATGAATCTTGAAGAACAACTGTCATTAGGTCCAATAGATTGTCTTTTGGAATATTTTTAAGCTCCAAGCCATCAATTTTAATTGATCCTGACTCATATTCATAAAATTTACTCAACAAACTTATTATAGTTGTTTTACCGGCGCCAGTTGGGCCAACTATTGCTATAACTTCACCAGGATTAGCACTAAAAGAAGCATTTTTTAGTTGATATTCATTCATTTTTTTACTATATCTAAATGAAACATTATCAAATTCTATATAACCTTCTACTTTTTTTGAATCTAAATATTGTGGATTCTCAATTTTTTTTGGAGGGTCAAGCTCAATTAATTTAAAAATTCTTGTTGTTGATGCTACACCAATTTGAGTTGAAAAAACAAAGTTAAAAAATAATTGAAGAACACTAGTAAATGTTCAAAGAAATTGAATATAACCATTTATTATTGCAATAACTTCATTGCCTAAAACACCTGCAAATCAGACATTTCCGTTCTTAAATCAAAAAGATATTGCAAGAACTATTAATATTAAAAAATTTGAGAAAATAACAAAATATGGCTCAAAAAACTTAGTATATAAATCACCACGAAATGAACTTTTTCTAATGCCATTAGCTATTTTTTCAAAATCATGATTTGCTTTCTTTTGTCTATCAAATGATTGTGTAACTTTTGAATTTTTAAGCATTTCTTCAACATATGCATTCATATCTCCAAATTTATTAATCATTTCAATATATGGTTTTCTTGCTTTGGCAAGAAAAAGTCAACTTACAATAGCAAAGCATATAATGATAGGTAGAACAATAGCTGATAAAGTTAGCGAATATAATAACATAAAAAACACAACAAAAAGCAATTTAAAAAGCATTCCAGAAGCTTCATTAAACATTTGTACAAGTGTTTGTGATATGTTATTTATATCATTTGTAAGCGTTGAAATTTTGTCACCTACTTTATTCTTATCATGGTAGGAAATAGGCATATAAAGCAAATTTTTTGATGCTTTTGAACGCATTCTTGCAGTTGCTTTAAAAGAAGCGTAAATCATTAATCTATTTTGAAACATTTTAGCAATAAAAGAGATTAAAAACGATAAAGCCATACCTATCATTGCAAAAATAAACTCAACTGATTTAAAACTTTCCTTGCCTATTAAAACATCTTCAGTAAAAAATCACTTAATTAAGAAACCAGTCATTGCTGTTCCAAATGTATACATAAAAGCGTCAATAATTGACAGAAGAAATCCAATAATTAATACTTTTTTATCGTTTTTCATGAATTTTAAAGAAAACTTTAGTAAAGCAATTGTTGAAACTCTGTGATTTTCATTATTGCTATCATTTACTGCCTTTGTGACTTTCATTTTAACCTCCTTTCCTATTGATCTAATTGTGTTTGATAAATTCTTCTATAAAAACTGCAATTTTCTTTTAATTGATCATGTGTTCCAATACCAATTATATGTCCCGAAGGTGAAAAAACTATTATTTCATTAGCATCTTTTATTGCACTAATCTTTTGACTAACTATAATAGTTGAACATTCATAATTTTCTTTTATATTTGTTAAAATTTTTTGAGCAGTTATATTATCCAAAGCGCTTGTTGAATCATCTAATATAAGAATTTTTGGTTTTCTTAAAAGAGTTCTAGCTATTGACAGTCTTTGTTTTTGCCCTCCAGATAAATTTTTCCCACCTTGATAAACAGGATGATGCAATTTATTGCTAAATTCATTAACAAAGTCAAGTGCACATGCATTTTTTAATGCTAATTCTATTTCTTTATCAGTAGCATCTTCTTTAGCCCATAACATGTTATCTCTTATATTTCCAGTATACAATAATGAATCTTGATAGACAATTCCAACTATATCATGCAAGTGTTTGCTATTTAATTCATTAACTTCAAGACCACCAAGTTTAATAGACCCATCATAGTATTTAAAATTATTAACCAATAAATTTACAAAAGTGCTTTTACCACTACCGGTGGGACCTATTATTCCTATTGTCTTTTTAAATGGTATTGTTAAACTAATATTATTAATAACATTACTTGGAGAAGAATCATAATATTTAAATGATAGATTATCTATTTTCATGTCATATGTTTTTACTTTTAATCCTTCAGACAAGTATAATCCATCATTTTTGAATTCGTATACCTCTAATATTCTGCCAACAGAAACTCTCGCTCTAATAAACGAACTTAAAAATGCTAAGAATAATAAAATTCCACCAGCAACAATTCATAAATAATCGAGAAAAAGAGTTATATTAGTTATTGTTAACTTATCAACTTTACTAAGAACAACATTTCTTCCAACAACCGAATAAATCCCGATTATCAAAAGGTTA
The genomic region above belongs to Mycoplasma tauri and contains:
- the fusA gene encoding elongation factor G; the protein is MSRQYKLEDYRNIGIMAHIDAGKTTTTERILLHTGKIHKLGETHDGASQMDWMAQEQERGITITSAATTAFWKGKRINIIDTPGHVDFTVEVERSLRVLDGAVTVLDAQSGVEPQTETVWRQATTYRVPRIIYVNKMDKAGADFYASVKSVKTRLNANAVAIQIPIGAESNFTGLVDLVEMKAYEFDGKPEEIAKEIEIPFDLQELAKEKRQELIEAVATFDEEFMLKVLDGVEPTMDELKEMIRKATLTSEFFPAVCGTSFKNKGVKKMIDAVVDYLPSPLDIPATKAHKEEEEEISIPATDDYPFAGLAFKVMTDPFVGSLTFIRAYAGVLQKGSYVYNSTKGVKERIGRLIQMHANSRQEIDEAYAGDIFAAVGLKGTTTGDTLIADKAPEIVLEKMVFPEPVISQALEPESKDAMEKLALGLQKLAAEDPTFRTYTDEETGQTIIAGMGELHLDIIVDRLKREHGVKAKVGAPQVSYRETITKTADVEGKHIKQSGGKGQYGHVWIKFEPNPDKGFEFVDKIVGGKIPKEYIKPIQKGLEDKMAGGILAGYPMIDIKATLFDGSYHDVDSSEMAYKIAASKALTKSKELVGTVLLEPIMDVSVVIPDDYYGDVMGDLTRRRGQIQESELRTDGAHILRCLVPLSEMFGYATDLRSMTAGRGNYQMQFHHYEKCPKNISDTIIKKRNIQSKDED
- the rpsG gene encoding 30S ribosomal protein S7 — encoded protein: MSRKHSAPIRKVLADPVFNSVLVTKLINTIMLDGKKSLAQEILYSAFELVKEKTGKDPMEVFHQAVENVTPQLEVRTRRIGGTNYQVPTEVSERRKQTLSLRWLVQYARLRNEKTMDVRLANEIIDASNKTGGAIKKREDTHKMAEANRAFAHFRW
- the rpsL gene encoding 30S ribosomal protein S12, with amino-acid sequence MPTTNQLVSSGRENKVRKQKSPALNLSLNLLTKKARKMPAPFKRGVCTRVATMTPKKPNSASRKYARVKLSNGMEITAYIGGEGHNLQEHSVVLIRGGRVKDLPGVRYHIVRGTQDLAGVANRKQGRSLYGAKREKK
- a CDS encoding trigger factor-related chaperone, which encodes MINYKTKVNDLNILPNEWESEKAKTMMDLASKGQKLTIEQIEELTLNKFVQNAVDSTSQELLKENFDIIMFPPIITVEDIARNNKKINITITYYLVEDVDKIQFTDLNMNFSYKPVPQEFLKERFEKMIQDYPILEPFEGTILEGDVIEWSGTRSLNGQIVARDDNVAVQVNKSDSYSINSELLGKKVGETFTTTAPDGVIFNITIHSGKRPTRVKLDDSNVKYINIPGVMTLEDLKNKVNRDTIKKNATNELLRYYEEAIDLIMQKNEIEINNFNINKSTSEIVNQLLAEINDANEKEKIAKEIENQTDEGNKIIEGAIKRSIIKYKLFLMNKILGRKANVKITDYDIANEVKFLSSSIFPIPRELDNEQLISILTHQKIALFLLEKNDLEQYKLIIKDFNIV
- a CDS encoding ABC-F family ATP-binding cassette domain-containing protein, translating into MLEVQNLSMIFSDKKLFENVTLKFTAGNTYGIIGANGAGKSTFLKMLAGEIEPSSGQIIIEKGKRISVLSQDHNAYDDKNVTDVVILGNTVLYKIKEEKDAIYANPEATEEDYNRAGELEIKYGDLGGWTADNDAQELLAGLQIPKEKWDAKMSELTANQKIKVLLAKALFGNPDILIMDEPTNHLDLRAIKWLENFLSDYQNVVIVVSHDSDFLDNVCTNIVDIDYNEAKMYTGNYSFWKESSELAKELTKQSNAKKEVQIEKLKQFIARFSANASKSRQATSRKKSLEKITLDEIKPSNRKYPFINWDIHRQLGKDILEVDGLTYINEKGESLFQNVSFTLAKGEKMVLIGEDDIAKTKFLECLMGITKPTSGTVKWGQTVKFTYYPNDNSKYFNDEMSIIEWLAQWPPYNSTEETKDVSDQRMRSFLGRMLFSNDSVFKKVSVTSGGEKARLMFSRMMLLEANFLILDQPLDHLDAESIDSVISGLESYKGGTIFTTYNRALVNKVANVILEIAPDKSFIYHGTLEEYEEIMNY
- a CDS encoding ABC transporter ATP-binding protein; amino-acid sequence: MKVTKAVNDSNNENHRVSTIALLKFSLKFMKNDKKVLIIGFLLSIIDAFMYTFGTAMTGFLIKWFFTEDVLIGKESFKSVEFIFAMIGMALSFLISFIAKMFQNRLMIYASFKATARMRSKASKNLLYMPISYHDKNKVGDKISTLTNDINNISQTLVQMFNEASGMLFKLLFVVFFMLLYSLTLSAIVLPIIICFAIVSWLFLAKARKPYIEMINKFGDMNAYVEEMLKNSKVTQSFDRQKKANHDFEKIANGIRKSSFRGDLYTKFFEPYFVIFSNFLILIVLAISFWFKNGNVWFAGVLGNEVIAIINGYIQFLWTFTSVLQLFFNFVFSTQIGVASTTRIFKLIELDPPKKIENPQYLDSKKVEGYIEFDNVSFRYSKKMNEYQLKNASFSANPGEVIAIVGPTGAGKTTIISLLSKFYEYESGSIKIDGLELKNIPKDNLLDLMTVVLQDSFMFNDTIINNLKVGNPNISDEDVFEAAKLTNAHQFIQNYKNGYQTIIENNGANLSQGEKQLLSITRAILGNKKILVLDEATSNVDSNTEKIIQDALQNTVMKGKTSFVIAHRLSTIRNADTIIVVDHGQIIEKGNHRELMNKKGFYYELHESQFN
- a CDS encoding ABC transporter ATP-binding protein, which encodes MIKMFKMLDKKIKWQFAFGCFLTLIFTILSIFLPLVVVLYIRLILSDSSEPFSVTLIKGLIEFGEVEYSLAFNWLTTVVLLQTLLTAILAFASTIVIVWAAEQSSYFYRTILFKKYQELSLKNIADLKSESLITRLSNDIAIFWEFLVNGATIMIKSLFLIVGGLVITAIIDWRMALSIFGIIPFVVILGLVITLKVNPLLKRAQKTVENVTKIVDENISGIRVIKTFNLEEKRFNVLKEANGQWFKNQYRIGMIFSTAFPLFSTFVNLLIIGIYSVVGRNVVLSKVDKLTITNITLFLDYLWIVAGGILLFLAFLSSFIRARVSVGRILEVYEFKNDGLYLSEGLKVKTYDMKIDNLSFKYYDSSPSNVINNISLTIPFKKTIGIIGPTGSGKSTFVNLLVNNFKYYDGSIKLGGLEVNELNSKHLHDIVGIVYQDSLLYTGNIRDNMLWAKEDATDKEIELALKNACALDFVNEFSNKLHHPVYQGGKNLSGGQKQRLSIARTLLRKPKILILDDSTSALDNITAQKILTNIKENYECSTIIVSQKISAIKDANEIIVFSPSGHIIGIGTHDQLKENCSFYRRIYQTQLDQ